A stretch of DNA from Tribolium castaneum strain GA2 chromosome 7, icTriCast1.1, whole genome shotgun sequence:
taaaaatctagctttttcaaactttgactGGATTTCGAAGgtaaataattctaaaaatacataaaaaacactaatcTGTAAcacaatttagtgattttgtgacttatttttgccaaaattccTCTAAATAAATGCGtctcgaattaaaaaaatgtactaaaaactagcaaaaataatatctGTAATTTGTGTAATTGTAACCTTATGCGttgttcactgttttttttttgaagtcaGTTTTACgaattgcaataatttgaattattcaaaaaagtgctttagtAAAATGCAGGATCGAAAAAAACAAcgacgaaaatatttttaccacACCTAGAAAGTTTTCGATTAAGTTTTGCAATATTtcacagaaaaaaaacttaataatataaaaccgttaagaaaatttgagaataaaaaaaaagcttaacaatatttttggtaaatttagATTTAGATAAACAGGCGTTTGTTCAGAAAACATGctaaaacctgaaaaaaaatttaactcaaTAGTAATTTTGAGATTAAAGAAAATCTTGCGGAAATACAGAGTGTCTGTTTTTCGAGCTCCCTCATGgagatctcagttattataagagatacgacGTCGGTTAAATTAaggcaaagttgcgcatttttatgctgaacaattacctaaaaaaatttgatgtatgattattagtttttgaattattggaaaaataaaaaagtttttaatattcctttttattttttaagcgaaagccaaaagaactagatgtttttaatctgtCATTGCCTTTTCCGAGGTGTTCTTGATGTAAGAGTTACAATACTCAActtggtttttcttatagaCACATGTgatacttgtatttttaaaaagtttttttgttcctgATTAGTGCAGTAAGTCACATGATATAATAGAATCTTATATACTGTTtagaattaagaaaaaagcgttAATGCAAAGAGTGCTTAggaaaaaaatgccaaaaattttatttaacaaactaaattgtgacagttctattaaatatgcgagtagaatttttttaattttgtcttgttttgttttgcgaaaaataaacttataGCTTATGATCTAAATTTAACTAAACttccaaaatctagtttgtttagtaacaaaattgctggtgttttttccaaagcactcttcgcaaaaagACTTTTTTTTCACCACTTTGATCAGCATGTAAAACTCGATCATATTATGTAATATATTGTtgaaatcagaaataaaaacacttttcaaaaatacaagtatcaaatgtgtccataagaaaaatcaaagttgGGTGTTGTAACTTTGACATCAAGAACACCTTGGAAAGTACGATGACTTGTAAatccttgtaaaaaagtgccagAAAAACCTTCTAGTTAAAGACGCCtagttcttttagttttcgcttaaaaaaataaaaacgaaaattgcaaatttccatttttttaaaaatttaaaaactaaaaattatatcatattttttttagataattgttAAACATGAAAATGggcaactttgccctaatttaatcaacctcgtatctcttataatgaCTGAGGTCCCCATGGTAGAGCTCAAAAAaaggacaccctgtataataagtTGTAATAGATAAATGTGCTTTATTATCTCGAAAGTGATTTGGCGATAATTTAAAGGTTTAAAGAGGATATCTAAGTCATCTGTCTAGTTGTTTTGCaaactgcaaattaaaaatattaacggAAATAGAATTAACACGCTATTTCTACAActccataaaaaataaatcaaagtaAAAAGGAAAAGTTAGTGAGATTGAACTGtttcgacaaaaaaaaaacaaattttttattttaaacgtgTATCGACGCCAATAAATTTACTTGGTTActtcaaaagttttatttggttttaatttgaaatataattttcaacaGTCAAAAATTACTGTTTGGCCCAATTTGACAAATTCTCATGAAAAAGCTAAGTATTTTGCTCAAACATGAAATGCTTAAACAGcggaaaactgaaaaaaattatgattccCCATTTCTATTAAAtcaattaataattcaataaaatatttagaaagtaaGCAACAGAGTCCTTTTATTATCTTGGCTAGAAATTACTATTTTCTAGCGCGTCCAATTCAATAAAAAGGAAATTACCCAAACAAAAACCGGtcaataaattttaagataCTTTAATTCTAAGAGTGCGATTttctcccggcgcatccaccaaaatgaAAGTATAGATATAACGAAACTATTTGCAGTCAGTAACTAttcatttttagaaaactaaaTTTCTCTTATTGTATTTGCTTCTGatgtgttaaatattaatcgaTTAGCTGTCATCATTTGAAGGTACATCCCTTGTCACTCTCACTGCAAACAATGATAGTATGAGTAAATCCAGTGTCCATCAATGTTTGTAGCAGGCttcaaattattcatttaaaataagagtTATTTATTCATTAGACGGTGATGTGGGTTACTGGGGATTTCAAAGACTTTGCTTCAATACACCCGAAtcgataaaaaattgattccaTCACGGAaatttaaatagtaatttttgtattaagtgcgcgaaatgagtgtttttttaatggcgcctgagaatgttattttagtcgagaccgccaggtcgagacctaaaagacattcgaaggcgccattaaaacatgaatttcgccacgaaatacaaacaacgttttttctacagcctccagatgaagaaaaaagtaacagaaattagttggaacaaaatggtctgataaatcgagttgcttgcatggttacgatgataaataaaagtgatagttgcgaaaaatttgtcacaataggtatttttgttgaagaagtgtgatggattttagcagcgaaaacgaaatagatgcaattgcaagcgcggcagtgtcgaatcttttgcctgctaaatcaagaccgcagtacgaaaaaacgtatcttcagtttcggcagtggtgttctatgaaaaagattgatcaagtaacggaaaatgttttgttggcgtatttggaagaaaagtctaccaccttaaagccaccaacactctgggccctttatgcgatgttgaaaGCCACCTTAAACGTTAAAGAGAATATCGATACACGTAAGTTTCCGAAGTTAGTGCCCTACCTGAAAAGCAAAAGCGTAGGTTACAGAAGCAAGAAGTcgcaaattttagacaaagaagacattagcaagtttattaatgaagcagatgacaagatatatttactgatgaaggtaaacttatcatattagtgtaatacaaatcaaaacaactcgttttatttatagactgTGCTAATTTTGGGTATATCGGGAGCCCTTCGACGTGaagaattagttaaaatgaagctaactgacatagaagataaacagtctgtcttaattgtgaaggtgcctgatacaaaaacccactgcgaacgaatatttactgtttcaaatttagaaaatatagaaattgtcagaaaatatAGAGCTTTGCGGCCTCCACGGGCGACTAGTgaccgtttatttttaaagtataccaacggaaaatgtgtgaatcaaaatgttggaattaacaaaatcggagagataccaagtttgattgcaaagtggcttaacaaagacgaacctaaaaaatatactggtCACTGCTTCAGAAGAAGCTCTGCCACTCTTTTGGCGAATGCTGGAGGTgatctaatttcaattaaacgtcATGGGGGCTGGAGAAGCAGCACAGTGGCAGAAAGTTACATCGAGGactctttgaataataaaattgaaattgccaataaaattcaaccttcttcctccacagaagaaaacaaaatcactcAACCTTCTACATCGGCTTCTTTTAATGGCGAAAATAACTTTCATTTACAAGCGTCTTCACTCAGGCCTCTGGGGATAAACGGGGGCACGTTTTCGTcatgcacatttaattttcatatgtcaaagtaaatatctattattattgttttgtaatattgttctgtataattataaaacctttaaaactacctctcattatcgatccgtctcttcatttcggttgctgttgatgtcttttcgtgttactaaaattgtaacagaaataagttggaacaaaatgatctgaaaaatcgagttgcctgcacagttaaaaaatattattttttcactgtgaaaccgtgaaaaaataatattttttcacagtgaaaaaacgtcaaacttcgcgcataggtaaccatgcataaatgtcacgattttttgacggctgtagaaaaaaataatatattaaacaACTTTGCGTAGCTTTCTTACGTTTACCTTTATTAGGGTAGGGAAAACAAGAACACGTAAATAAAACATGGTTTCTTTCATGAACGCGGATGTCATATAACTGAATTACcgtgtaaaaaaatcttaaataaggAAGTTTCCAAGGAtatgaaaatttgtttcaaagttgttAAAACACTGACTAAACCTCTCAAGAGACCGTCTTTAAAAACACTTACTTTCTTATGTTTGTGACGGGGAGAAAATTATGACGTGATTACACAATTTTAAGCAGTTTATTACAAGTAGGGACTGGAAAATTTGTCGCTGGAAATTCTTCTCTCCGtttgttaaatataaataaagaagCATTTATCAGTGGTCCTGTTTGGGATTGCTTGTTTCGTGGTTGTCGGCTTGTCATAAATCAATGCAGTTGACGCTCTGCCtactaaataaattggtaGGGGTCCCGAATGCTGTAATAAGCCTTTTTCggctaaaaaactaaaaatctgtTCATTTTATCAGTTAACACTTCAGCACGCAagttcgtgtttttttttaactaaaaattgatcTCTGTCTTTGACACTTTTAATCGAAACTATTTATATCTTCCAAGTTTGTTTAATGACCCATGAAAAGCGAAATATCGTGACGTAATTTTGCCACTCTCCtgaaatatacagagtgaccCTAAAGGTGCGCAATCGGTCTATAAGTTTTTtgttacttaaaattttgttatgctgtttttattatccgacaaatcgacttaaagttaaagtaaaatatttttattatacatagggtgttgtatacagggtggtaaaccaaagttaatttttttaatagaacattctatatatttttgcataattagattctacgcaaaaaattatctaactttatataaactattataggCCTATCTGTttttgtttcggaattattcaactattcgttataaaaaaaacaatttttgaaaaatcactacaaAGTCGCATATgcatattttccgataaatttgcaacacaAAAACTCTGAATATCCTGTAGTTTTAGCagtagtcgacttttacttaaaACACGCAGGTATTGTACAGGATGtcccaaaacgcaaaaagttaaataactattttttttcaaatagaacatCCTGTGTTTctttacacgtatcgatagcattttttataagttttcTAACGTATGCGGTTTGTatagaaaatttgaaatatttcttagagttaaaaaacatctttttttattttattattaattattgatgaccaaaattcatttatgtatcaaataataattaaattaccaATGTCATtcgtcaggtcaggtcaggtcaggtcatatGTAgtacaaatcaaaaataaattaccatttgacttatttatcagattttagaattacaaattttcttgtaataaaatcatttttttggaaattctcaaaaaatgttttaaatttgctatgcaaacctTATACCATTAAAAAGCTTATGCAAAATGCTATCGAcacgtgtaaaaaaatacatagtgtttcatttgaaaacagatccttatttaactttttagttttagtacaCCCTGTACTTTATCTGAGTGTTTTAAGTAAAGATccactatttgctaaaaccttctgagtttttctgtaGCAAACTTGtcagaaattttttatagGCGACTTCGTAgtgattttagtaattttaagttacattatttttttgcgtagaatctaactatgcaaaaatatatagtgttctattaaaaaaataactttggttcaccaccctgtatacaacattctgtgtataaaaaaaatatttttagtgtgtggactttaagtcgatctatcggataataaaaacgacaatattttaagtaacaaaaaagttatagaccgattacgcacctctgggtcaccctgtatctTGGTCTCACATCGGCATAAATTGTTCATCCTAAATCTCGGCAGAGTGAAGTTTATActatttgcataaaattgtCATGTTTTATACTCAGGCCGAAGTATGGGAAATAATTTATGTAGACAGAACCGCTTAATATTCATGATGTccatgtttataaataatcttttctGGAAATTTTCGTGACGTTTCATGTTATGGAAAAAGTTGAGTGGATTTTGTACGCGGATAAAGTATTATACGTCCTCCAAtgtgcaaatttttcttaatttagctaattttcttgattaaatattttcgaaatgCAGGTTTTAATGGAAATTAGTTTTGTTTGGTTGAGAGTTTGCAGTATTACATGCAGTTGTTAGAGGATCATAAATCACGCTCGCTACTAATTACGCTGATTTCTAAAGAGAACTGGAACTATTACATGCTGTAACTCATTAAAGGCAATTCTGCGGTGCATACGTCATAATAAATCTTAGACAGTgtttattataacaaaaaatacaagtttagGCTGAAAATCCAACATTCGGAACTGcattaaacaattaacaatGCTGAACTaagactaaaatttaaaaaaattcctgtcTCATCAAATCAGTAATTttggttatgaatttttttaacttctaaatcTACAACCATGCGTTAGGGTTTTTGCATTAGAGTAAAATAgatattgaattaaatttaaatacaattttttaattaaatatttattatgtttCAATAATTGTAATGTAACTAATGTTTCCCTATTggatttcaattaaaaatgcaatatatCAATTTCATCACTATTCAGTGTGTACAAAATTAACTGCCAATTATTAACaacattgaaattaaactatttaCGCGATCATGCAAATTGACGTTCCAGCTACtctccaaaaatttaaaataagtttctcTTATCTTGAAACAGATTAAGatataaaaaagtcaaaatgctaacaaatttttgtacctgttctttgatcaaaaatttcatCTAGCAAAAGTTTTTTCGTCCAATAGAATAAAAATAGCGAGTTTGTTTTGAAGCAAGTACAGGTTTAACAAGCTTAACACGCAAATTGTTGGCACTAAACCAATGGGAATAGATCTGATTAATTCTCTCGGGACTTAAGGAATTCTTGATGATAATTGATAATACATTAGTAACAAAGCAATTTGTGTAGTACATTATCTtgtaatatacagggtgattcttttaggggctacattagaaactttttaactactaaatttctaagttttttcatgttttttcactggcaatcaaaaaaacatcaatttttatgcaggcTTTTATTGACATCGtgtacagtttttgaaatatttacaaaaagcaGAATTTTagctaaatattttcatttctaATCCTGTAAAcattcaaaaaatacaataaatttgtggtattaatcaaaaaaatgtccttctattctattctatgttttctatttttattcaaaaagttcACAATGCGATGGCACACTGATTCAGTTACTTTACATAGTTTACAAAGTTATAATtaaccataattaaatattattgttttgttgcttattcgataataaaccagccaaaaactaaataaaaaattgaagtttgacaattgctgatcaatttgtaaagtctacttgattaactatgaaaattacgaagtaaaatatattttttgtgattttttcaaaagttgtcAGAGATAGGTATAAgacgtattgataaaagtcaccataaataccaatattctttcgattgccgttaagaaaatagggttATGTCATTTGAAAACACTAAGttataatagttttttgaaaatcattttgaaaaaatcatactagccatgaattttgacagttgacaattttgaaaattctagaaaattctttaatgcttcggttattaaatgcaaaaaaacattCACTTATcataaaaagttcaaaaactgtaatatCTTACATAAACccttacaaataaaaattttaacaaaaaagtgccatatgtcaaaaac
This window harbors:
- the LOC135266665 gene encoding uncharacterized protein LOC135266665 isoform X2, whose translation is MDFSSENEIDAIASAAVSNLLPAKSRPQYEKTYLQFRQWCSMKKIDQVTENVLLAYLEEKSTTLKPPTLWALYAMLKATLNVKENIDTRYRSKKSQILDKEDISKFINEADDKIYLLMKTVLILGISGALRREELVKMKLTDIEDKQSVLIVKVPDTKTHCERIFTVSNLENIEIVRKYRALRPPRATSDRLFLKYTNGKCVNQNVGINKIGEIPSLIAKWLNKDEPKKYTGHCFRRSSATLLANAGGDLISIKRHGGWRSSTVAESYIEDSLNNKIEIANKIQPSSSTEENKITQPSTSASFNGENNFHLQASSLRPLGINGGTFSSCTFNFHMSK
- the LOC135266665 gene encoding uncharacterized protein LOC135266665 isoform X1 — protein: MDFSSENEIDAIASAAVSNLLPAKSRPQYEKTYLQFRQWCSMKKIDQVTENVLLAYLEEKSTTLKPPTLWALYAMLKATLNVKENIDTRKFPKLVPYLKSKSVGYRSKKSQILDKEDISKFINEADDKIYLLMKTVLILGISGALRREELVKMKLTDIEDKQSVLIVKVPDTKTHCERIFTVSNLENIEIVRKYRALRPPRATSDRLFLKYTNGKCVNQNVGINKIGEIPSLIAKWLNKDEPKKYTGHCFRRSSATLLANAGGDLISIKRHGGWRSSTVAESYIEDSLNNKIEIANKIQPSSSTEENKITQPSTSASFNGENNFHLQASSLRPLGINGGTFSSCTFNFHMSK